Proteins from a single region of Primulina tabacum isolate GXHZ01 chromosome 5, ASM2559414v2, whole genome shotgun sequence:
- the LOC142546747 gene encoding very-long-chain 3-oxoacyl-CoA reductase 1, whose translation MADCIFDQLKSQPVWLLLLVAIGSLHVLKRSLSFLNCFYIYFLRPGKNLKKYGSWAVVTGPTDGIGKAFAFQLARKGLNLVLVGRSPDKLKEVSDSIVSKNGSTQIRTVVVDFSGDLLEGVGRIKEAIEGLDVGILINNVGISYPFARFFHEVDEKLMHDLIRINVEGTTRVTQAVLPGMVKRKRGAILNMGSGAAVVIPSYPLYSVYAATKTYIDQFSRCLYVEYKDKGIDVQCQVPLFVATKMTSIRKASFIVASADGYARAALRQIGYEPRSAPYWPHSLLWFLVHCFPEKFVDSWLLKRNLGIRKKGYLKQSMKKE comes from the exons ATGGCGGACTGCATCTTTGATCAGCTCAAATCTCAGCCCGTATGGCTTCTTCTCCTCGTAGCCATCGGTTCTTTACACGTTCTGAAGCGCTCACTGTCCTTCCTCAACTGCTTCTACATCTATTTCCTCCGGCCCGGAAAGAATCTGAAGAAATACGGATCATGGGCTGTGGTCACCGGTCCTACCGATGGTATAGGCAAAGCCTTCGCCTTTCAGCTGGCTAGAAAAGGGCTGAACCTGGTTCTCGTGGGCCGGAGCCCGGATAAGCTGAAAGAGGTTTCGGATTCCATTGTGTCCAAAAACGGGTCGACCCAGATCAGGACTGTGGTAGTGGATTTCTCCGGGGATTTACTAGAAGGTGTCGGGAGGATCAAGGAGGCGATTGAGGGGTTGGATGTTGGGATTTTGATCAACAACGTTGGAATCTCTTATCCTTTCGCGAGGTTCTTTCATGAAGTGGATGAGAAGTTGATGCATGATTTGATTAGGATTAATGTCGAGGGTACTACGAGAGTAACTCAGGCTGTTTTGCCGGGGATGGTTAAGAGGAAAAGGGGAGCTATTTTGAATATGGGATCTGGTGCTGCTGTTGTCATTCCTTCTTATCCTCTCTATTCTGTTTATGCTGCCACCAAAAC TTATATCGATCAGTTCTCAAGATGCCTCTACGTGGAATACAAGGATAAGGGAATTGATGTGCAGTGTCAG GTACCCTTGTTTGTGGCTACAAAGATGACGTCGATCAGAAAAGCCTCCTTTATTGTTGCATCGGCAGATGGTTATGCACGTGCTGCTTTGCGTCAAATAGGCTATGAACCTCGATCTGCCCCTTACTGGCCACACTCGCTTCTGTGGTTTTTGGTGCATTGTTTTCCAGAGAAGTTCGTAGATTCTTGGCTTCTGAAGAGAAATCTTGGAATAAGGAAGAAGGGATATCTCAAGCAGTCGATGAAGAAGGAATAG